Proteins found in one Aethina tumida isolate Nest 87 chromosome 1, icAetTumi1.1, whole genome shotgun sequence genomic segment:
- the LOC109601356 gene encoding transportin-1, producing the protein MKMEWTPQEDGLREILTLLRESQSPDTATQRAVQQKLEELNKFPDFNNYLMFVLTKLTTEDEPTRSLSGLILKNNVRSHYLNLLPDVTNFIKTECLQAVGDPSPLIRATIGILITTIASRGDLSTWPELLPALCNMLDSRDYNICEGAFGALQKICEDSAEALDGDTKNRPLNILIPKFLQFFNHSSSKIRSYAIGCVNQFIVQRSQALMVHIDSFLQNLFLVATDEDAEVRKNVCRALVMLLEVRMDRLLPQIDNIIEYMLVRTQDPDEGVALEACEFWLSLAEQPICRDVLGPSLNRLVPVLVRGMKYSELDIILLKGDVEEDDNVPDKEEDIRPRFHKSKTHTVKNALNENGDKEDDDDDCDDGDDDGSLSDWNLRKCSAAALDVLANVFRDDLLPILIPILKETLFHTEWDIKESGILALGAIAEGCMTGMISHLPELIPYLINCLNDKKALVRAITCWTLSRYSHWVVSQPHESYLKPLMTELLKRILDGNKRVQEAACSAFATLEEEACTELVPYLGFILETLVFAFSKYQHKNLLILYDAIGTLADSVGHHLNKPDFINLLMPPLIQKWNILKDEDKDLFPLLECLSSVATALQSGFLPYCEPVYCRCVSLVQHTLCMHMANLQNPDQYEAPDKDFMIVALDLLSGLAEGLNGHIEKLVETSNIMQLLHLCMQDIMPEVRQSSFALLGDLTKACFQHVSPHIGDFLPILGQNLNPDYISVCNNATWAIGEISIKLGSDTAPYIPLVLNQLIEIINKPNTPKTLLENTAITIGRLGYVCPHDVAPMLHQFVRQWCISLRNIRDNDEKDSAFRGMCQMIQVNPAGVVPDFIFFCDAVASWINPKSDLKDVFIKILHSFKTQVGEENWRRFSDQFPPQLSERLTQLYGI; encoded by the exons ATGAAAATGGAGTGGACACCTCAAGAAGATGGTTTAAGAGAAATTTTAACGTTGTTGCGGGAGTCTCAGTCACCGGATACTGCGACTCAAAGAGCAGTCCAACAA AAACTGGAAGAACTAAACAAATTTCCGGATTTTAACAACTATCTCATGTTTGTGTTAACTAAGCTGACAACAGAAGATGAACCCACCAGATCTTTAAGCGGTCTGatcttaaaaaacaatgtCAGATCTCACTACCTGAACTTATTACCAGACGTAACAAATTTCATCAAGACTGAATGTTTGCAAGCTGTAGGAGATCCATCCCCGTTGATCCGCGCAACAATAGGCATTTTAATCACAACCATTGCTAGTCGAGGGGACTTATCCACATGGCCGGAGCTGTTACCAGCATTGTGCAATATGTTAGATTCTAGAGATTATAACATTTGTGAGGGGGCATTTGGAGCACTGCAAAAAATCTGCGAAGACTCAGCTGAAGCCTTGGATGGGGACACAAAAAACAGGcctttaaatatacttataccgaagtttctacaatttttcaaCCACTCCAGTTCAAAAATTAGATCCTATGCCATAGGTTGTGTCAATCAATTCATTGTGCAACGATCGCAAGCCTTAATGGTGCACATAGACTCGTTTTTACAA aatttattcCTAGTAGCCACCGATGAGGATGCAGAAGTGAGAAAGAACGTGTGTAGGGCTTTAGTTATGTTGTTAGAAGTCCGCATGGATCGGTTGTTGCCTCAAATAGACaatataatagaatatatGCTGGTTAGAACGCAGGATCCCGACGAGGGAGTGGCATTAGAAGCCTGCGAATTTTGGTTGTCCCTTGCTGAACAGCCAATTTGCAGGGACGTGCTTGGACCTTCGCTAAACCGGTTAGTTCCAGTGCTTGTAAGGGGGATGAAGTACTCTGAACTTGACATCATACTTCTTAAG ggCGATGTGGAGGAAGACGACAATGTGCCGGACAAAGAGGAGGACATCAGGCCGCGCTTCCACAAGTCGAAAACGCATACGGTCAAGAACGCGCTGAACGAGAACGGCGACAAAGAGGACGACGACGACGATTGCGACGACGGGGACGACGACGGCTCGTTGTCCGATTGGAACCTGAGGAAGTGCAGCGCGGCCGCCCTCGACGTGCTCGCCAACGTTTTCCGGGACGACCTGCTGCCCATACTCATCCCCATTTTGAAGGAGACCTTGTTCCACACGGAATGGGACATTAAAGAGTCCGGGATATTGGCCTTGG GTGCCATCGCAGAAGGTTGTATGACGGGTATGATTAGCCATCTGCCGGAACTGATACCGTACCTGATAAACTGCCTGAACGACAAGAAAGCTTTGGTGAGGGCCATCACTTGTTGGACGTTGAGCAGGTACTCGCACTGGGTGGTGTCCCAGCCGCACGAGTCGTACCTGAAGCCGCTGATGACTGAGCTTCTGAAGAGAATACTGGACGGTAACAAAAGGGTGCAGGAGGCCGCGTGTTCAGCGTTCGCCACTTTGGAAGAGGAAGCTTGTACGGAGTTGGTCCCTTACTTAGGATTCATATTGGAGACGTTGGTTTTCGCCTTCTCCAAATACCAGCACAAGAACTTGCTTATATTGTACGACGCTATTGGTACCCTAGCTGATTCAGTGGGCCACCACCTAAACAAGCCCGACTTCATAAATCTCCTGATGCCACCCCTGATACAAAAATGGAACATCCTTAAGGACGAGGACAAGGATTTGTTCCCCTTGTTGGAGTGTTTGTCCAGCGTTGCGACAGCTCTGCAGTCAGGTTTCCTGCCTTATTGCGAGCCGGTGTATTGCCGTTGCGTATCTTTAGTCCAGCACACGCTTTGCATGCACATG GCAAACCTCCAGAACCCAGACCAGTACGAGGCCCCGGACAAAGACTTCATGATCGTGGCGCTCGATCTGTTGTCCGGTTTGGCTGAAGGCTTGAACGGACATATAGAAAAGCTGGTGGAGACGAGTAATATCATGCAACTGTTACACCTCTGTATGCAGGATATTATGCCTGAAGTACGGCAGTCGTCGTTCGCCCTGTTGGGCGACCTGACGAAAGCTTGTTTCCAACACGTGTCGCCCCACATCGGCGACTTTTTGCCCATACTGGGACAAAATCTTAACCCGGATTATATTTCGGTGTGTAACAACGCTACGTGGGCAATCGGAGAGATTAGCATAAAATTGG GTTCGGACACTGCTCCATACATACCATTAGTATTAAACCAATTAATTGAGATCATTAATAAACCAAATACCCCTAAAACACTTTTAGAGAACACAG CCATAACAATTGGTCGCCTAGGTTATGTCTGCCCTCATGATGTCGCACCCATGTTACATCAGTTTGTACGACAGTG GTGCATATCGTTGAGGAACATCCGCGACAACGACGAAAAGGACAGTGCTTTCAGAGGAATGTGCCAAATGATTCAAGTGAATCCAGCCGGTGTTGTGCCCGACTTCATCTTTTTCTGTGATGCCGTTGCTTCCTGGATCAATCCCAAGAGCGATTTGaaagatgtttttattaag ATTTTACACAGCTTCAAGACGCAAGTAGGCGAGGAAAACTGGAGGAGATTTAGCGACCAATTTCCTCCGCAGCTGAGCGAAAGGTTAACACAGCTTTACGGAATATGA
- the LOC109600992 gene encoding protein phosphatase 1H, translating to MFNRVKNAVIGAVSSGTELNGYRESSVGGSKQYGQSQLLAPKFPYGRPHFLHLEDDEVQMSADHKLRPIIHPSKPLPHHTGYAECVNAGKSKWNEDQAVYRQGVLTKVLNNVENVDDTQGSQFFFIPYTYYGIFDGHAGVGAALCAANQLHHILHEKLVDAQDDIWADLSNNRKQHSKPTDLLLIGALESAFTEMDQLIAEDRTKYQAAGGCTALVALFILGKLYVANAGDSRAIICSGSEFHPMSVDFTPENERDRIRQLAAQQPSLLGDNFTSTEYIQQPRGDDLGKTIMYREAHMKGWAYKTLQQNDLKISVITGQGKRSRVMGTIGVTRGFGDHDLVAIYQRTPIKPFLSCHPEVQVHTITSTDEKDVLVMGTDGLWDVVCGEKAAEIVSKSISTFMEKERYVSAATCLVGFARGTLVNEQMWHLKEGKPASCDDISVFVIPLLPYKLEYEELMKKYFDKSN from the exons ATGTTCAATCGTGTAAAGAATGCAGTCATCGGTGCGGTGAGCAGCGGCACAGAACTGAACGGTTACCGTGAAAGTTCGGTCGGCGGTTCAAAGCAATACGGCCAGTCGCAGTTGTTGGCACCGAAGTTCCCTTATGGCAGACCGCATTTTTTACATCTCGAAGATGACGAAGTGCAAATGTCGGCCGACCACAAATTGAGGCCCATAATTCACCCCAGTAAACCCCTACCCCACCACACTGGCTATGCTGAATGTGTGAATGCTGGCAAGTCCAAGTGGAACGAGGACCAAGCAGTTTACAGACAAGGCGTGCTAACAAAAGTACTTAATAACGTGGAAAACGTCGACGATACTCAAGGCTCGCAGTTCTTTTTCATACCCTACACATACTATGGCATATTCGATGGACATGCCGGTGTTGGAGCTGCCCTGTGTGCTGCCAATCAGTTGCACCATATTTtacat gaAAAATTGGTGGATGCTCAAGACGATATTTGGGCCGACTTAAGCAACAACAGGAAGCAACATTCAAAACCGACCGATTTACTGCTAATCGGGGCGCTCGAGTCTGCCTTTACCGAAATG gatCAACTGATCGCAGAGGACAGGACGAAATACCAGGCAGCCGGTGGGTGCACGGCACTGGTGGCATTATTCATCCTGGGCAAATTGTACGTTGCCAACGCCGGCGATTCCAGGGCAATCATATGCAGCGGTAGCGAGTTCCATCCCATGTCCGTCGATTTCACGCCCGAGAACGAGAGGGACAGAATCAGGCAACTCGCCGCCCAACAGCCGTCACTTCTCG GGGACAATTTTACTTCGACGGAGTACATTCAGCAGCCCCGTGGCGACGACCTGGGGAAAACTATCATGTACAGAGAGGCACATATGAAAGGTTGGGCTTATAAAACACTACAACAGAACGACCTCAAAATATCTGTGATCACCGGTCAAGGCAAACGG AGTCGTGTGATGGGCACGATAGGTGTGACCAGGGGATTTGGAGACCACGACCTGGTGGCGATATACCAAAGAACACCAATCAAACCGTTCCTCTCGTGCCATCCGGAGGTGCAAGTGCACACGATAACCAGCACGGACGAAAAGGACGTTCTAGTGATGGGAACGGACGGGCTTTGGGACGTGGTGTGCGGCGAAAAGGCGGCCGAGATCGTCTCGAAATCCATTAGCACTTTCATGGAGAAGGAGAGATACGTGAGCGCCGCCACTTGTCTCGTCGGTTTCGCCAGGGGGACACTAGTTAATGAGCAAATGTGGCACCTCAAGGAAGGCAAACCCGCTTCTTGTGATGATATTTCAGTATTTGTTATACCACTTTTACCTTATAAATTAGAGTACGAGGAATTAATGAAAAAGTACTTTGATAAAAgcaattga
- the LOC109600931 gene encoding F-box/LRR-repeat protein 7-like, which yields MNQQPFGLSKHKVQPMVCPLVHLGYNGIDKTVHGTLEEDIYNSVSLQNEHYTEHVGSTGMNNNKPPINANNVKSKSPMVSDFFPRYYEQTHEPYTHEDIYNKKLDEANTHLKHLEISNENENFAMNLGKTCLNSNYWEEQRCCDKLKKTSSMLGESVQKSNNLLENYTKLGKFSPNLDQGYHTLVSASPGPLLNYSTNLSWVDGQNLYKGKKNQNKNNSFDQLPDEVLVRIFSFLSSVDLSVCAQVCRRFEILAWTPILWRIIKLEGDRICGDRAVRGVLRQLCGQGRTGACPSVERVHVTDGARLSDKSLLLLSKRCPELTHLQLHGCVNITNNAIFEIATRCMNLQHLDVSGCIKISCVSINPGIEPPRRLQLQYLDLTDCIQLQDSGLEVIVHNCPQLAYLYLRRCIQITDAGLKFVPSFCHGLRELSVSDCSNITDFGLYELAKLGATLRYLSVAKCDRVSDAGLKVIARRCYKLRYLNVRGCEAVSDDAMTVLARSCPRLRALDIGKCDVSDAGLRALAESCPNLKKLSLRNCDLVTDRGIHCIAYYCRGLQQLNIQDCQISLEGYRAVKQYCKRCVIEHTNPGFF from the exons ATGAATCAACAGCCATTTGGGCTTAGCAAACACAAAGTACAACCTATGGTATGTCCTCTGGTACACTTAGGTTATAATGGTATTGACAAAACTGTACACGGTACTCTAGAGGAAGATATTTACAACTCAGTAAGCTTACAAAACGAACATTATACAGAACATGTTGGCTCCACAGGAATGAACAACAACAAGCCACCCATTAATGCCAACAATGTGAAGTCCAAGTCTCCGATGGTCTCAGATTTTTTT CCGAGATACTATGAGCAAACCCATGAACCATACACACATGAAgacatttacaacaaaaaactGGATGAAGCAAATACTCACCTGAAACACTTAGAAATCtctaatgaaaatgaaaattttgctATGAATCTGGGGAAGACATGCCTGAACTCGAACTACTGGGAGGAACAAAGGTGCTGTGATAAGTTAAAAAAGACTAGTTCTATGTTAGGTGAAAGTGTACAAAAATCCAACAACCTGTTAgagaattatacaaaattaggtaaatttagTCCAAACCTGGACCAAGGATACCACACACTAGTATCTGCCAGTCCTGGACCCCTTTTAAACTATTCAACCAATCTGTCCTGGGTAGATGgtcaaaatttatacaaaggCAAGAAAAACCAGAACAAAAACAACTCATTCGACCAGTTACCTGATGAAGTGCTTGTAAGAATATTTTCCTTCTTGTCCAGTGTAGACCTAAGTGTTTGCGCCCAAGTGTGCAGGAGGTTCGAAATCCTCGCGTGGACGCCGATACTTTGGCGAATCATCAAGTTAGAAGGTGATAGGATTTGTGGTGACAGAGCTGTTCGTGGTGTTTTAAGACAGTTATGTGGTCAAGGCAGGACTGGAGCTTGTCCCAGTGTTGAAAGAGTACATGTTACTGATGGTGCTAGATTATCTGACAAAAGTTTGCTTTTGTTATCCAAAAGATGTCCAGAGTTGACCCATTTACAACTACATGGATGTGTCAACATCACTAATAATGCCATATTTGAAATTGCCACAAGATGTATGAATCTCCAGCATCTGGATGTTTCTGGATGCATTAAAATCTCCTGCGTTAGTATTAATCCCGGTATCGAACCTCCGCGGCGGCTGCAACTCCAGTATTTGGATTTGACTGACTGCATTCAACTGCAGGACAGTGGTTTGGAGGTGATTGTCCACAACTGCCCACAACTAGCTTATCTGTATTTGAGGAGGTGTATTCAAATCACAG ATGCCGGTTTAAAATTTGTGCCAAGTTTCTGCCATGGACTGAGGGAGTTGAGCGTGAGCGACTGTTCGAACATAACGGATTTCGGGCTGTACGAGCTGGCCAAGCTAGGAGCTACGTTAAGGTACCTCTCGGTGGCGAAATGCGATCGAGTCAGTGACGCTGGATTGAAGGTAATCGCCAGAAGGTGTTACAAATTGCGTTATTTGAACGTGCGAGGTTGTGAAGCTGTGTCTGATGACGCGATGACAGTATTAGCTAGGTCGTGTCCAAGGCTTAGGGCCTTGGATATTGGGAAATGTGATGTGAGTGACGCTGGGTTACGTGCCTTGGCGGAGAGCTGTCCGAACTTGAAGAAGTTGAGCCTTAGAAATTGTGATTTAGTAACTGACAGGGGGATACATTGTATCGCCTATTATTGCAGGGGTTTGCAGCAGCTGAACATTCAAGACTGTCAGATCTCGTTAGAGGGGTACAGGGCGGTCAAGCAATATTGTAAACGGTGTGTTATTGAGCATACAAACCctggatttttttaa
- the LOC109601003 gene encoding evolutionarily conserved signaling intermediate in Toll pathway, mitochondrial produces the protein MIHKTLTLFSGVLHRKTNSRKCLLNFVKHINTTNVLLNKKDSDKEIVPKGIFENIQEKNRKTYLETIKIFVNRDSIYRRGHVDFIYSAMKNMEQFGVSKDIEVYKALIDVLPKGKFIPTNIIQAEFMHYPKQQQCIIDLLEQMEDNGVMPDYEMEDLLMNIFGKRGYPLRKFWRMMYWMPKFKNLSPWPLPNPVPDDLQDLAKLAIDRISSIDAQSVTTIYQASDIADSIDNTWIVSAQSPTQKRLLNEYSEKEPIYVEGGFKIWLRNKAVDYFVLRGNPKIFVDEPEDSDNVSGLNIPFFSFKPPVRKSLVELPTDHEQEDGIIFSVCATGTSSKDSLLSWIRHLEKDNPKLAHIPVVFTLKQAPKEIVAPGAQDESKDVSISEDK, from the exons ATGATCCATAAAACTTTGACGTTGTTTTCTGGTGTGCTGCACAGAAAAACCAACTCCAGAAAGTGCCTGTTGAATTTTGTGAAACACATAAATACTACAAATGTGCTGCTTAACAAGAAAGACAGTGACAAAGAAATTGTGCCCAaaggaatatttgaaaatatacaagaGAAGAATAGGAAAACGTACTTAgagactattaaaatttttgtgaacAGGGACAGTATTTATCGAAGAGGTCATGTGGACTTTATATACTCAGCAATGAAGAATATGGAGCAGTTTGGTGTCTCCAAAGACATCGAAGTGTACAAAGCTTTAATTGACGTATTACCCAAAGGAAAATTTATTCCTACTAACATTATTCAAGCTGAATTTATGCATTACCCAAAACAACAACAGTGTATCATTGATTTATTAGAACAAATGGAAGACAATG gAGTCATGCCAGATTATGAAATGGAAGATTtactaatgaatatttttggaaagagAGGCTATCCTTTACGTAAATTCTGGAGGATGATGTACTGGATGCCCAAGTTTAAAAATCTATCTCCTTGGCCTTTACCTAATCCTGTACCAGATGATTTACAGGACTTGGCCAAATTAGCAATTGACAGAATTAGTTCAATAGATGCACAATCTGTCACTACCATTTATCAG GCAAGTGATATTGCAGATTCAATAGACAATACATGGATTGTGAGTGCTCAAAGTCCAACTCAGAAAAGACTCCTTAATGAATACAGTGAGAAAGAACCAATTTATGTTGAAGGTGGTTTCAAAATTTGGCTGAGAAATAAGGCAGTGGATTATTTTGTTCTCAGAGGGAATCCAAAAATTTTCGTCGACGAGCCAGAGGATTCAGACA atgTATCAGGATTAAATATTCCGTTTTTTAGTTTCAAACCACCAGTGAGGAAAAGTTTGGTGGAACTGCCCACAGATCATGAACAAGAGGATGGAATAATATTCTCAGTATGTGCTACAGGAACATCAAGTAAAGATTCACTTTTGTCTTGGATCAGACATTTAGAAAAGGATAATCCCAAATTGGCACACATACCAGttgtatttactttaaaacaaGCTCCTAAAGAGATTGTCGCCCCAGGTGCTCAAGATGAATCAAAAGATGTTTCAATTTCTGAAGACAAATAA